The Cucumis melo cultivar AY chromosome 6, USDA_Cmelo_AY_1.0, whole genome shotgun sequence genome includes a region encoding these proteins:
- the LOC103496068 gene encoding uncharacterized protein LOC103496068 — MDPDRHFRTTSTNSTSSTATPSSELFICFTSRFSSSSSMKISSKSILSPGRHREPSQISLSTSLSRRLKSSGSLKGGQASPMFPTGRKKRGCAFDNPEPSSPKVTCIGQVRVKTKKQGKKMRARSQKRRTNSEASFRRSESVVQSSQVNSNDQQFSSHHNHHLLRQNSNSNAGNGFQQECLSHRNQRWVHLPFTICEALRAFGAELNCFLPCHSSCSGNRENNKEPKPAERSSESESSCGTVFARWLVAVQDGDGKGREIELVVGDEETRTEKENGSQRRHVFEGLDFKDKNEAVEEEESRISICIPPKNALLLMRCRSDPVKMAELAKRFCEPPAPKVDEEDEEEGEDEDNEAKKRKNEVKRDVSVPVSSIITVNKEEEEEEEEEKEEDERKVEQFVVKLENEEEVNEESVSDEDKEKEEANLVLQEEQREEKDNEEETIEMATENDDEQKQDITVVNQLNQEQALEEKEEDKTDQVNQQETMAIPIPIQTHCEPEMAQDAEKLESVEKEESKLSHESEQDQKTEEDEILREEKEEEEEEEEEGENGENPTSPSLSVETKPVLDETETEVDGKREEEEEEEEEEEKATDEGIGPDDENNGALVGPEEEDQSKERETPPPEPEPEPEGKTQTETSVLPDCLLLMMYEPKLSMEVSKETWVCSADFIRCVPTREKKTVGRDPPPPPPPKKRETKPTDTMQTTVVQPARWSCSFPAAAAAAAMIEQKLARAKGYEPFVLTRCKSEPMRSSAKLAPDACFWKDRKLEPHRPATFGVGAAEVGF; from the coding sequence ATGGATCCTGACCGCCATTTTCGTACCACAAGCACCAACAGTACCAGTTCCACCGCCACCCCCTCCAGCGAGCTCTTCATTTGCTTCACTTCTcgcttctcttcttcttcctccatgaAGATCTCTTCCAAGTCCATTCTCAGTCCTGGCCGTCACCGCGAACCCTCCCAAATCTCCCTCTCTACTTCCCTCAGCCGCCGTCTCAAATCCAGCGGTAGTCTCAAGGGCGGTCAAGCCTCCCCCATGTTTCCCACGGGCAGGAAGAAGCGTGGCTGTGCTTTTGATAATCCCGAACCCTCTTCGCCCAAGGTTACTTGTATTGGTCAGGTTAGGGTTAAGACGAAGAAGCAGGGGAAGAAGATGAGGGCTAGATCGCAGAAGCGGAGGACTAATTCGGAGGCCAGTTTTCGGAGATCGGAAAGTGTTGTTCAATCGTCGCAGGTTAATAGTAATGACCAGCAATTCTCGTCGCATCataatcatcatcttcttcgTCAGAACAGTAATAGTAATGCTGGAAATGGTTTCCAGCAGGAATGCTTATCGCATCGGAACCAGCGGTGGGTGCATTTGCCGTTTACGATTTGTGAGGCGCTTAGGGCTTTTGGTGCTGAACTCAACTGTTTCTTGCCGTGCCATTCGTCTTGTTCTGGTAACAGGGAGAATAATAAGGAACCGAAGCCGGCAGAGAGGTCGTCGGAGAGTGAGAGTTCTTGTGGGACGGTGTTTGCGCGGTGGTTGGTGGCGGTGCAGGATGGAGACGGGAAGGGGAGAGAGATCGAGCTGGTGGTTGGAGATGAAGAAACTCGAACGGAGAAGGAAAACGGAAGCCAGAGGCGGCATGTTTTTGAGGGATTAGACTTCAAAGATAAGAATGAAGCTGTGGAGGAGGAAGAATCTAGGATCAGCATTTGCATTCCGCCGAAGAATGCTTTATTGCTAATGAGATGTAGATCTGATCCGGTGAAAATGGCGGAGCTAGCGAAACGATTCTGCGAACCTCCTGCGCCAAAagtggatgaagaagacgaggaagaaggagaagatgaagacaatgaagcaaaaaagagaaaaaatgaagTGAAAAGAGATGTATCTGTGCCTGTGTCTTCCATTATTACTGTAAataaggaagaggaagaggaagaggaagaagaaaaggaagaagatgaaagaaaagTGGAGCAGTTCGTTGTGAAGCTTGAAAACGAGGAAGAAGTGAATGAAGAAAGTGTTTCTGATGAAgataaagaaaaggaagaagctAATTTGGTTTTGCAGGAAGAACAACGAGAAGAAAAGGACAATGAAGAAGAAACCATAGAAATGGCCACAGAAAACGACGATGAGCAGAAACAAGACATTACTGTTGTAAATCAGCTTAATCAAGAACAAGcattggaagaaaaagaagaggataAAACCGATCAAGTTAATCAGCAAGAAACAATGGCGATTCCAATTCCGATTCAGACCCACTGTGAACCCGAAATGGCTCAAGATGCAGAGAAGCTGGAATCGGTCGAAAAAGAGGAATCCAAGCTATCCCATGAAAGCGAACAAGACCAGAAAACAGAAGAAGACGAAATCCTcagagaagaaaaggaagaagaagaagaagaagaagaagaaggcgaAAATGGCGAAAACCCCACTTCACCATCATTATCAGTAGAGACAAAACCAGTTTTAGACGAAACCGAAACTGAAGTTGATgggaagagagaagaagaagaagaagaagaagaagaagaagagaaagcgACGGATGAAGGCATCGGACCCGACGACGAAAACAACGGCGCATTGGTGGGTCCAGAGGAGGAGGACCAGTCAAAAGAGCGAGAAACTCCGCCGCCGGAACCGGAACCGGAACCGGAGGGAAAAACACAAACAGAAACATCCGTTCTACCAGATTGCTTGCTGTTAATGATGTACGAGCCAAAGCTATCAATGGAGGTATCGAAGGAGACATGGGTTTGCAGCGCAGACTTCATAAGATGCGTTCCGACCAGGGAGAAGAAAACGGTCGGCAGAGACCCGCCGCCGCCTCCCCCACCGAAGAAACGAGAAACGAAGCCAACGGACACTATGCAGACGACAGTTGTTCAGCCGGCGAGATGGTCGTGTTCGTTTCCAGCGGCAGCGGCTGCGGCGGCGATGATAGAACAGAAGCTAGCAAGGGCGAAGGGTTACGAGCCGTTTGTTCTCACTAGATGCAAGTCGGAGCCGATGAGATCGTCGGCTAAGCTGGCGCCAGATGCTTGCTTTTGGAAGGATCGCAAGCTCGAGCCACACCGTCCGGCTACCTTCGGGGTCGGCGCGGCTGAAGTTGGATTTTGA